A window of the Gossypium hirsutum isolate 1008001.06 chromosome A05, Gossypium_hirsutum_v2.1, whole genome shotgun sequence genome harbors these coding sequences:
- the LOC107958832 gene encoding uncharacterized protein, whose amino-acid sequence MGTGDKVVEIESLERSLLPESVTGEQDSEVVDEPVLYAASFGEMEEEFVKYQTAQWVLYSLVLVLAWGIGLFMLLYIPVRRHILRKDIRSRKLYLTPNSIVYKVTRPVPIPCFGVLKKEKHVLLPSVADVVIEQGYLQSLFGVYSLRIENVGLRRPPSDDLQIQGMVNPSAFRKAVLTRLSNMRTEVFSRQVSAIEDAPNSKILSPSAWRPPRKLDVVPPSGDLALLQKLEEVGSSVKRVQSLIEEQHGQASETAA is encoded by the exons ATGGGGACTGGAGATAAAGTAGTGGAAATCGAGAGCTTAGAGAGAAGTTTGTTACCGGAATCCGTTACCGGAGAACAGGATTCCGAGGTAGTCGATGAGCCGGTTCTTTACGCGGCGTCTTTTGGAGAGATGGAAGAAGAATTCGTTAAATACCAAACGGCTCAATGGGTTTTATACTCGTTGGTTTTAGTGTTAGCTTGGGGTATTGGGTTGTTCATGCTCTTATACATTCCTGTTCGAAGACACATCCTCCGTAAAGATATTCGATCCCGAAAGCTTTATCTCACTCCCAATTCAATCGTTTACAAA GTTACAAGGCCAGTGCCAATTCCTTGTTTTGGGGTTTTAAAGAAAGAGAAGCATGTTCTATTACCCTCAGTTGCAGATGTTGTAATTGAACAAG GATATTTGCAGTCCTTATTTGGTGTTTACTCACTCAGAATTGAGAACGTTGGTCTGAGGAGACCTCCTAGTGATGATTTACAAATCCAAGGAATGGTTAACCCGAGTGCTTTTAGGAAG GCTGTTTTGACACGCCTTTCGAATATGAGGACCGAGGTCTTCTCCCGACAAGTTTCTGCAATTGAAGATGCTCCAAATTCAAAGATTCTTTCACCATCTGCTTGG CGTCCTCCACGTAAGCTTGATGTTGTTCCTCCTTCAGGGGATCTTGCATTACTACAGAAACTAGAGGAGGTTGGGAGTTCTGTGAAG AGAGTTCAATCATTGATTGAGGAACAGCATGGTCAAGCATCGGAAACTGCTGCTTGA
- the LOC107958831 gene encoding pectinesterase inhibitor 3 — protein MVTIPFFVLIILLFLSSSAATPKSGAGHDLVRSSCVHASYPSLCFSTLSSYSGPANTPRELAQAAVKVSLSRARKVSNYLSTSVTGYNKRERVALSDCVEQIDESMEELSKTLGELKHLRGETFEFQMSNAQTWVSAALTNEDTCLDGFEGVDGKVKSDVKRKITNVAKVTSNALYMINRLNESRGRHR, from the coding sequence ATGGTGACAATCCCTTTCTTTGTCCTAATCATCCTCCTTTTCCTCTCCAGCTCCGCGGCCACACCAAAGAGCGGTGCAGGTCACGACCTGGTCCGTTCATCATGTGTCCACGCCAGCTATCCAAGCCTCTGTTTTAGCACCCTTTCTTCCTACTCCGGCCCAGCCAACACCCCACGTGAGTTAGCCCAAGCCGCCGTAAAAGTCAGCCTGTCCCGTGCCCGGAAAGTGTCGAACTACTTGTCGACGAGTGTGACGGGGTACAACAAGAGGGAACGAGTCGCACTGAGTGACTGCGTGGAGCAAATAGATGAGTCGATGGAGGAGTTGAGCAAGACACTAGGGGAGTTGAAGCACTTGAGAGGGGAGACGTTCGAGTTTCAGATGAGTAATGCGCAGACATGGGTGAGTGCGGCGCTGACGAATGAGGACACGTGTCTTGATGGGTTCGAAGGAGTTGACGGCAAGGTTAAATCTGATGTGAAGAGGAAGATCACGAATGTGGCTAAAGTTACCAGTAATGCTCTGTACATGATCAATAGGCTCAATGAAAGTCGTGGTAGGCACCGTTGA
- the LOC107958830 gene encoding uncharacterized protein translates to MNQLLDSHLEALAFNYVSFGIFTIVNNLWTWVAVITAAVSFWRIRAAGAATSSCSVKGREQRPSTSIDARRPIPEVEEKHPTASTSVSDPASVTETSVSPLVFNDGVTKGGKSMLTVYYEDDIGGENDGDVDGETTGKEWCDGGGYCKEGERWESWERVLRLRKGEMGWYRYQDLSAINGNVVRLWDESCRRGRYSSSCSVW, encoded by the coding sequence ATGAACCAGTTGTTGGATTCTCATCTCGAAGCTTTAGCTTTTAACTATGTAAGCTTTGGGATTTTCACTATTGTTAATAATCTATGGACGTGGGTCGCTGTTATCACTGCTGCGGTTAGTTTTTGGAGGATTAGAGCCGCCGGCGCCGCTACCTCATCATGTTCCGTTAAAGGTCGTGAACAAAGACCTTCGACATCCATCGATGCTCGACGACCAATTCCCGAAGTTGAAGAAAAGCACCCGACGGCTTCAACTTCGGTTTCAGATCCAGCCTCCGTTACGGAAACGAGTGTTTCGCCTTTAGTTTTCAATGATGGGGTGACGAAAGGAGGGAAGTCAATGTTGACTGTTTATTACGAGGATGATATCGGAGGGGAGAATGACGGTGACGTCGATGGTGAAACGACGGGGAAGGAATGGTGTGACGGTGGTGGGTATTGCAAGGAAGGGGAGCGGTGGGAGAGTTGGGAAAGAGTGTTGAGGTTGAGGAAAGGGGAGATGGGGTGGTACCGTTATCAGGATTTGTCGGCGATAAACGGCAACGTTGTTAGGTTATGGGATGAATCGTGTAGGAGAGGAAGGTACAGCTCAAGCTGTTCTGTATGGTAG